The following coding sequences lie in one Rutidosis leptorrhynchoides isolate AG116_Rl617_1_P2 chromosome 6, CSIRO_AGI_Rlap_v1, whole genome shotgun sequence genomic window:
- the LOC139853131 gene encoding leucine-rich repeat protein 2-like has translation MASFSFSFFIFSILLLLLLLSSTPVLCTNSEGNALHALRTKLIDPKNVLQSWDPTLVNPCTWFHVTCDSNNHVIRLDLGNSNISGSLGSELGELKHLQYLELYSNNIEGKIPKELGNLKNLVSMNLYGNKFDGEIPKLFSKLKSLRFLRLNNNQLSGPIPRELTTLSNLKVLDVSNNNLCGTIPIDGPFSTFPMESFENNRLNGPELQGLVSYDFGC, from the exons ATGGCTTCTTTTAGCTTTTCATTCTTCATTttctcaatattattattattattattactatcttcaaCTCCCGTATTATGCACCAACTCTGAAG GAAATGCTTTGCATGCTTTAAGAACGAAGCTAATTGATCCCAAAAATGTGTTGCAGAGCTGGGATCCTACACTTGTAAACCCTTGTACATGGTTTCATGTTACATGTGACTCTAACAATCATGTTATTCGTTT GGATTTGGGGAATTCTAATATTTCCGGATCTTTGGGTTCTGAGCTCGGCGAACTCAAGCATCTTCAATACTT GGAACTATACTCGAATAACATTGAAGGCAAGATCCCAAAAGAATTAGGGAACTTGAAAAACCTTGTCAGCATGAATTTATATGGAAACAAATTCGACGGCGAAATCCCCAAATTGTTCTCAAAGTTGAAGTCTTTACGATTTCT GCGTTTAAACAACAACCAGCTTTCAGGTCCTATTCCAAGGGAGCTCACAACACTCTCTAACCTTAAAGTATT AGATGTTTCTAATAACAATCTGTGTGGCACAATACCTATTGATGGCCCTTTCTCAACTTTCCCAATGGAAAG TTTTGAAAACAACAGGCTGAACGGACCAGAGCTGCAAGGACTTGTCTCCTACGATTTTGGGTGCTAA
- the LOC139852164 gene encoding uncharacterized mitochondrial protein AtMg00860-like has product MSPCAVPAIFVPKHDGLFQMCMDSRAVNKITIKYQFPIPRFDDLLDQLNGAMKLYANGKKCHFLAQEVGYIISGNGIRMKESKIETITNWPIPSTIHEIRSLHGLASFYHRFIKNFSTVIALVTECMKGGRFKWTEEATTAFNTLKDKVTHAPILALPNLNEVFQVEYDASGVGIGGVLSQNKRPVVYFSENLMK; this is encoded by the exons ATGAGCCCGTGTGCGGTTCCTGCCATTTTTGTTCCCAAACACGACGGGTTGTTTCAGATGTGCATGGATAGTCGTGCCGTTAACAAAATCACCATAAAGTATCAATTTCCTATCCCGAGGTTCGATGATCTTCTTGATCAGTTGAATGGTGCTATG AAGCTATATGCTAATGGCAAGAAATGCCACTTTCTAGCTCAGGAAGTGGGGTATATTATTTCGGGCAATGGCATACGCATGAAGGAGTCCAAAATTGAAACCATTACCAATTGGCCGATTCCATCTACAATACACGAGATTCGAAGCTTGCATGGGTTAGCGTCCTTTTACCATCGATTTATTAAGAATTTTAGCACGGTAATTGCACTGGTTACCGAGTGTATGAAAGGTGGGCGTTTTAAGTGGACGGAAGAAGCCACAACAGCCTTCAATACTTTGAAGGATAAGGTAACTCATGCTCCTATACTTGCGTTACCTAACTTAAATGAAGTTTTTCAGGTCGAATATGATGCATCGGGAGTCGGTATTGGAGGGGTGCTTAGTCAAAATAAGCGTCCTGTTGTGTATTTTAGTGAAAACTTAATGAAGTGA